The genomic stretch CGTGATCACGGTGGCTCAGGTCGACACCCGCGTCGCTGAGCAGTCGGGTCACTTCCCCGGTGACCGCCGAGCAGACGCGGTATCCGGTGGCGTAGCTGCGTTTGTCGTCGACGGCGGCTTTGGTCCGTTCGTCGACCCACATCAGCTCCGGCAGTTCGGTTTCGCTGCTGATGGTGCCGGTGTCGATGTCGCCGATCACGGCGGTGAGGTGGTGGCGTTCGGCCGCGGTCAACCCTTTGGCGGTGGCGGCGGTGTCGAGCAGTTCGGTGCGGGCGGTGGTCATGCGGTCGATGCGGGCACCGATGTCGTCGCTGACACCGAGGTTGTCGCGTTCGTCGTCGGTGAGGTCTTGGGTGGCGAGGTAGTTGATGTCGCTGTGATGCTCGCGGGCTTCGGTCGCGTACTCGTGCAGCTGCTCGAAGACTTGGTCGCGGTCGACCCAGCCCGGCCACACCTGGAACCCGATCTGTTCGAGTTCGTGCATGGTCGCGGCGCCGACCTCACGCACGGCCTGCTGATCGGCGTCGGTCATCACCGAAATCTCTTCCGCGATCTGCGCGGGGGCGATACGGCGCTCGGTGAACTGTTCCAGCAGTTGCGGTATCCGGCCACGGACTTCCTGCCCGGGGTCGACGAGCACCGGGGTGTCGAGCAGGTCGACCCCGGCGGTGTGGTCGGTCAGGTAGTCGACGGTGAACTCGATCAGTGCCCGGTCGGTGTCGGCGCACCGCACGCCCGCCAGCTCCCCGCGCAGCTGCTCCCGCCGCTCGCCCAAGTCGCTGCTACTCGCCGGGGTCGCCTCAGCCCACGCCTGGACCGCCTGGTTGACCGCGGCGGCAGTGTGATCGGGCAGCGCCAGCCCCGAGACGACATCGATAATCGCGGTTTCCCGTGCCCGCACCGCGCTGGTTTCGGCGGCGGTTTGGGCGGCGGCCGCGTCGAAGCCGGGATCGACACTGACCTGCCAGGATTCGGGGTCGATACGCACACCCCACTCGGCGGCCAGCCCGCTGGTGATCTGTTCGGCGAGCCGGGCGGCGGTGTCCGAGCCCGGCGACCAGTACAGGGCGTCGGCCAGCAGCGTGGTGTCGGTGTAGGGGTCACCGATCCCCCGGACCGCCGACAGTCGTGTTTCGGCCGCGTCGAGGTCGCGCCGGAGTCCGGCCAGGTACTCGGCTTCGACGTCACCGCCGGCGCGGGCGGCCTGGTCGAGGTCGGTGTCGAGGCGGTTGCGGCGGTCGCGGGCTTGGTTGGTCGCGACCAGGGCGTGCAGCCACGCCCTGCGCTGACCGAGCCCCTGCGGCCGGACCCGCTCTGCGGTGGATTCGTTGGTGTTCACGATGGTTTCCTCCTGGAGGGTGGGGGTTTCGGACCAGGTCGGTCCGAGGTCGGTGGGGGTGTGCAAGTCATCAGCGGTGTAGCCGCGGCGTTCGGCGGCGCGCAGCTGGTGGGTGCGGGTGGCTTTCTCGATCGCCGCCAACTGCGCCGGTGACGGGGTCCGTTTCGGGCGGGCCTTGGCGATGTCGAACAGGAACGCGGTCAGGCGGCGGCCGCGGCGCTGACGGATCATGAGCGCGGCGACGTCCTGGCCACCCGGGGACAGGCCGGCGTCGCGGAGTTGGCGGCGGGTTTTCAGGTGGGACGGGGCAGCCCGCCACGGGTAGGTGGCGGGCTGCTGGTCACGGGTGGTCATCGGATCAGGTGGTGGCGGGTCAGCACCGGTCAGCCGTGCCACTGTCGGTGAGGCCTGTGGCGATGGCGGTGCGGCGGAAGTACTCGGCGTCGTGGGCTTGGGCGTCGAGCACTGCCTCCACCTGCCTGCGGGTGAGGCTGTCGTACCCGGCGGCGGTGAGGAGTTGGTCGAGTTCGCCGCAGTGGCCCAAGCATCGCTGCCGGAAGGCAACGGTGTTGGTGTCCGAGCCGATGTGCAGGTGCGAGAACTCGATGTTCTGCAGGGCGGCGCAGATGTCGTAGTAGAGATCTGGGTCGAGGTGATCGGTCGGCCCGAGCAGCATGCTGATCTCGCAGCCATGCGAGGTCAGCATGCGGATCACCGCCCGGTCGTGGCGCTGGGCGGCGGACAGCTCCTGCTCCTGCTCCTGGTGTTGGTTGTTGTCGGTGCTGGTCATCGTGGTGTCCCTTCGGGTTTCGGTGTGGTGGGAGTCGGTGTCAGATCTCGATGCCGGGGCCGTGGTCGCGGCCGGGGTCGATGTGGGTGGCGTGGTGGACTCCGGCGCCGGGGTTGGTGGTGCGTGCGCCGCGGGCCCGGTGTGCTTTGAGCGCGGCCGCGGCGGTGGGGTGGGCGTGGCCGGCGGAGGCGGCCACGCGTTGGGCGATGGAGTCCTCGTCCATCCCGGCGGCGCGCAGGCGTTCGGCGAGCTGGGTGCGGCGTTCGCTGCTGTCGTAGGGCGGGGGTTCGGGGCTGCGTTCGGCGATGACCGCATCGGTGCGGGCAGCCCACCGGTCGGCGATCCGGGCGGCCTGCTTGCCGACGGTCGCGGCTTCACTGGCGCCGAGGTCGAGCTGGGCGCGGACCTGGTTGCGCAGCGGCTCCCGCGCACCGGCGGCGGCCAGTTTCTGGTCGAGGCGTTCGGCCAGGCCGGTGGCTTCGTAGTTGGGCAGCGTCGCCCGCCCCGAGGCGAGATCGGTTTGCGCACCGATCACTTGGGTGACCGCATCCCGGGTTCGCCGCGCCGCCGCGGGTGGGGCGGCGTTGGAGGCCAGGACTTGCTCGACGTGGCGACGGGTGGCGCGGGTGGTGTCGTGGGCGATCTGGGTGGCGTGGTCGGCGTCGAGGGCGGCGGCGGAGCGGTCGTCTACGAACAGCATTTCCGGCACCGCCACCCCTGTGGTGGCGGGCAGTCCGGCGCGGGCGGGTAGCCGCACCCCGGACTCGACATCGCGCAGGACGGCGCGGAGTTGGTCGCGTTCGAGGTCGTGCAGGCCTTTGCCGTCCTTGATCGCTTTCACGATCTGGGTGCGGTGTCGGGCGGCGGCTTTGCGCATCTGGGCGGCGGTGGCGTCGTCGATATCGGCGGCCTTACCGGCGGTGGCTTCGGCTTGCGGGGCAAGCGTGGCGTACATGCGCACCGTGGTCGCCAGCTCCTCGCGGTCGACGTGGTCGGGCCACAGCCGTGCGAAGGCCCCGGCGGGGTTTTCGCGGATGGCGTTGCCGCGGGCCCGCACCGCTTCCTGGTCTTCGGGGGTGAGCACGGCCAGCGCGTCGGTCAGGCGCGAGCGCACCGAGGCGGTGGGACGGCCGGTGCGCAGCAGGTCCTGATAGGAGGTCAGCAGCCGGTCCACCCGGGGTTTGGCCTCTTCCCCGGCATCCACGAGCGGTGCGGGCATGCGCAGCAGTTCCCGGGTGGGCGTGACCGCCCGCACCGCCCCGAGCTCGCTGTCGGGGACCTGCTGGTTGGGGGTGCCGAGATATCCGGCGATGAATCGGATCTGGGTGCGGGTCTGCTCGTCGACCTTCTTCTCGGTCAGTTTCTTGGTCAGCTGGTCGAGTTGGCGGGCGCTGGGGTTGGTGCGCCATGCCTCGATGTCGGCGTACAGCTGGGCTTTGACCGACTCGTCGAGATCCTGTGCGGCGACCGCCTTGACCATGTGGTCCTGGGCCAGCCGGGTGCGAGCCTCACCGGCGCGGGCGGCTTCGGCGTCACGCAGCGCGTCGGCGATCTCCGGGGTGGGAGTGTCGGCGTCGGCGGTGTAGGCGTGCGGGTCGATCCGCACCCCGAACCGCTGCTCGACATGACCGGCGAGCTCCCGCAGCGACGCCGCGGCCACGGCACTGTTGGGCGCCCACGCCGCGGCATCGCGCACGGCTTCGGCGATCTCGGTGCGAGAAGCTTTCTCCCAGCCGTTGTCGGCCAGGGTCCGCAGCCGGGTCTCGACCGCAGCGCACTCGGCGGCCAGCCGCACTTCGGCGGCACGGCGTTCTTCCGCGGCGTCCTCGGCTGCCTTCTGGGCGGCGCGTAGGCGCTGGGTGACCATCGCCTGGGCCATCGCCAGCATCTGCTGCATCAGCAGCCGCCAGAACATCACCGCTTGGGTGCTGGCGTGGTCGATGTCGGGGGTGGTGTCGGCCGGCCGGTCGTCCAGGGACGGGGCCAGCATGTAGTCAGGCATCGGAGCGGTTCCTTCCGGAGACACCGCCGAGATTTCGACGGGAGCGGGACGCCCCGACACCACCGGTGAGGGTGGTGTCGGGGCGGAGGAGAAAGGGTCCAGGTGCGGGATCGGGTCGAGGTCGGCGATCTCGTGACCGCAGGCCAGATGGTCGGTGAGGTCCTTGCCGGTCGCGGCCTGGACCACCCGCACCCGCCCGACCAGCCCGGACAGGCTGGCCATCACACGTTCAGCGCGCCGGTATCCGGCGGTGTCACGGTCGGCGACGATGACGACCGTGCCCGCCCCGGCCAGCCACTTCGCGTGCTCGCCCGACCAGGACGTGGCGCCGCCGGCGTTGGTGGTGGCACACAGTCCGGCGGATTCGGCGGCGTGGACGTCCTTTTCGCCTTCGACGACATAGATGACCCCGCCGTCGGCGATGGTGTCGAGGACTTGGGGCAGCCGGTACGGGATCGGGTCGAACCCCCCGAACTCCATCCGCCCCGACTGCGGGTCCCAGTGGGACTGGCGGAAGTCCTTGTCCCGGCCGTGTTCGAAGTCCGCCTCACGGCGGATGACCTCACCGGCGACAGTGCCGTCCGCCCGCACGTATTCGTATGCGGCGACCTTCCGCCACGGCGAGACCTGGCGGCCGAGATCGGGGCGTTTCGGTTGGGTGGCGGGTAGTCCGGCGGCGGACAGGGCTCGGTCGGCGGGTGAGAGCGGTTGGGGGCGGGGCCGGTTCGCGCGGCGGCCCCGCCCCCCACTGCCCTCGATGCGCCGGTCGAACATGTCGCGGACCTGCAGCCCGACGGCTGCGAGGACGTCGTCGTTCTCGCAGCCGGCGAAGCAGCGCACCACCGTCCGCTGGGCGGTGGAGTCGTACTTCACCCCGAGTGAGGGCTTGTGGTGGCGGCCGTCGCCTTCGTGGGCCGGGCAGCAGTACTTCGTCCACGCCCCCGAGGGCCTGCCGGGGCCGACGGCCTGGTCCAGGGCGGCGGTGATGGTCTCCCATGACCCCTGCGCCCGGGCAGCAGTGCGGTGGTGGTTGTGGGCCGGGGCGTTC from Nocardia higoensis encodes the following:
- a CDS encoding RRQRL motif-containing zinc-binding protein, with protein sequence MTTRDQQPATYPWRAAPSHLKTRRQLRDAGLSPGGQDVAALMIRQRRGRRLTAFLFDIAKARPKRTPSPAQLAAIEKATRTHQLRAAERRGYTADDLHTPTDLGPTWSETPTLQEETIVNTNESTAERVRPQGLGQRRAWLHALVATNQARDRRNRLDTDLDQAARAGGDVEAEYLAGLRRDLDAAETRLSAVRGIGDPYTDTTLLADALYWSPGSDTAARLAEQITSGLAAEWGVRIDPESWQVSVDPGFDAAAAQTAAETSAVRARETAIIDVVSGLALPDHTAAAVNQAVQAWAEATPASSSDLGERREQLRGELAGVRCADTDRALIEFTVDYLTDHTAGVDLLDTPVLVDPGQEVRGRIPQLLEQFTERRIAPAQIAEEISVMTDADQQAVREVGAATMHELEQIGFQVWPGWVDRDQVFEQLHEYATEAREHHSDINYLATQDLTDDERDNLGVSDDIGARIDRMTTARTELLDTAATAKGLTAAERHHLTAVIGDIDTGTISSETELPELMWVDERTKAAVDDKRSYATGYRVCSAVTGEVTRLLSDAGVDLSHRDHGKLASSVSAIGSTLDSVAYGGSLLGLDSDREAFLTRRTRLGQHLRDTGIRPDTMTAIREVVDGHARDAGQAGQAAIERRGRWKDRITAIAAARDDALAQRRAATAGCSTGPVRACTTSPAVTTQATGPIHSPHIRRLHGEEIGR
- a CDS encoding toprim domain-containing protein codes for the protein MNAPAHNHHRTAARAQGSWETITAALDQAVGPGRPSGAWTKYCCPAHEGDGRHHKPSLGVKYDSTAQRTVVRCFAGCENDDVLAAVGLQVRDMFDRRIEGSGGRGRRANRPRPQPLSPADRALSAAGLPATQPKRPDLGRQVSPWRKVAAYEYVRADGTVAGEVIRREADFEHGRDKDFRQSHWDPQSGRMEFGGFDPIPYRLPQVLDTIADGGVIYVVEGEKDVHAAESAGLCATTNAGGATSWSGEHAKWLAGAGTVVIVADRDTAGYRRAERVMASLSGLVGRVRVVQAATGKDLTDHLACGHEIADLDPIPHLDPFSSAPTPPSPVVSGRPAPVEISAVSPEGTAPMPDYMLAPSLDDRPADTTPDIDHASTQAVMFWRLLMQQMLAMAQAMVTQRLRAAQKAAEDAAEERRAAEVRLAAECAAVETRLRTLADNGWEKASRTEIAEAVRDAAAWAPNSAVAAASLRELAGHVEQRFGVRIDPHAYTADADTPTPEIADALRDAEAARAGEARTRLAQDHMVKAVAAQDLDESVKAQLYADIEAWRTNPSARQLDQLTKKLTEKKVDEQTRTQIRFIAGYLGTPNQQVPDSELGAVRAVTPTRELLRMPAPLVDAGEEAKPRVDRLLTSYQDLLRTGRPTASVRSRLTDALAVLTPEDQEAVRARGNAIRENPAGAFARLWPDHVDREELATTVRMYATLAPQAEATAGKAADIDDATAAQMRKAAARHRTQIVKAIKDGKGLHDLERDQLRAVLRDVESGVRLPARAGLPATTGVAVPEMLFVDDRSAAALDADHATQIAHDTTRATRRHVEQVLASNAAPPAAARRTRDAVTQVIGAQTDLASGRATLPNYEATGLAERLDQKLAAAGAREPLRNQVRAQLDLGASEAATVGKQAARIADRWAARTDAVIAERSPEPPPYDSSERRTQLAERLRAAGMDEDSIAQRVAASAGHAHPTAAAALKAHRARGARTTNPGAGVHHATHIDPGRDHGPGIEI